From Cannabis sativa cultivar Pink pepper isolate KNU-18-1 chromosome 8, ASM2916894v1, whole genome shotgun sequence, a single genomic window includes:
- the LOC133030207 gene encoding uncharacterized protein LOC133030207 — MLTTRNSVPESSQVSELEILRKTLGERRGHQRGVGRKLKGQSSGRRSQPATADQPDLRETVVELQKQIQTLTQQMSRERREPMDVEMNDAAPTQPIRPQPSRSQMGFNPMGFQQPHQTPTSFQQLLQQPLLQQPLVPSPGMLSPEQFHSQMYQSYLQFVFQSPNNSQVLLNMMTQSPQTSHVSEPRMPQMSQMPQNVQMSTQGQQYQNTSQTMPTQPWEQTSQMMPTHLGQQTSQMMPTQQGQQTSQMMPTLHGQQTSHMMTSSQMPPYYPQMPDVPGSDVPRDASDEDDATTNFF, encoded by the coding sequence ATGTTGACAACTCGAAATAGTGTTCCTGAATCTTCACAAGTTTCAGAACTTGAGATTCTTCGGAAAACACTTGGAGAGAGGCGTGGCCATCAACGAGGAGTGGGTCGCAAGTTGAAAGGCCAATCATCAGGACGACGCTCACAACCTGCAACTGCTGATCAACCGGACTTACGGGAAACAGTTGTTGAGTTACAGAAACAAATACAGACGTTGACTCAACAAATGTCACGTGAACGTCGGGAACCAATGGATGTTGAGATGAATGATGCAGCTCCAACCCAACCCATACGTCCTCAACCGTCTCGCTCTCAAATGGGTTTTAACCCAATGGGTTTTCAGCAGCCGCATCAGACTCCTACTTCGTTTCAGCAACTGCTACAACAGCCTCTGCTACAACAGCCTCTTGTTCCTTCGCCTGGAATGTTAAGTCCTGAGCAATTTCACAGTCAAATGTACCAGTCATACTTGCAGTTTGTGTTTCAGTCGCCAAACAATTCGCAAGTATTGTTGAATATGATGACGCAGTCGCCTCAGACGTCTCATGTGTCAGAGCCTCGGATGCCACAAATGTCACAGATGCCGCAAAATGTTCAGATGTCGACACAAGGGCAGCAATATCAGAACACATCGCAGACGATGCCGACACAACCATGGGAGCAGACATCTCAAATGATGCCGACACATCTAGGACAACAGACTTCTCAGATGATGCCGACACAACAAGGGCAGCAGACATCTCAAATGATGCCGACACTACATGGGCAGCAGACATCTCACATGATGACCAGCTCGCAAATGCCGCCATACTACCCACAGATGCCGGATGTTCCTGGGTCGGATGTTCCTCGAGATGCTAGTGATGAGGACGATGCTACTACAAACTTCTTTTAG